The nucleotide window ATTGGTCGCGGCGCCCGCGCCGAATGCGCCCGAATGACTGTACGACGCACGCCCGGCCGCGGTGGTGCCGACGTTGAAGCCGAATCCATAGTAGGACGCGTTCTGGCCGTTGCCGGCCGGCTGGATCTGCGATTGCTGGCTGATCGCCGCGTTGAGCGCGGCGGCGTCGACCGTGCGCGTGCCGTTGAACACGCCCTGGCCCAGCATCAGCGTCAGCCACTTCGCCATGTCGTTCGCGGAGGAACTCACGCCGCCCGCTGGCGCTTGTGCATCGGGCATCGAGCCGAGTCCGACGACCCATTGGCCGTTGCGCTGCACGTGGCCGGTCGCCCGGTTCGCGCGGGCGATGAAATCCGCGTAGCGCGAACTCGTGCTCGTCATGCCGAGCGGCTGGTAGAGCGTGCGCTCCGAGAGCGTCGCCCAATCGAGTCCGGTCGCGGTGGCCACGGAAATCGCGCCCGCCGTCAGGCCGAAGTTCGTATAGAAATACGACCGGCGAAACGGCGCCAGCAGCAAATAACGCAGATGTTCGAGGATGGTGGTCTGATCGTAGCCCATGTCTTCCAGCAGGTCGCCTGCGTGATCGGGCAAGCCGGAGCGATGCGCGTACATGTCGCCGACCGTGACTTGCGCGCTCACGGTCGGATCCGCCAGCGTGAACCACGGCAGATGCGCGCGCAACGGTGTGTCCCACGATACGGCGCCTATACCCACCTGATGCGCGACCACCATCGAACCGACTGGCTTCGACAGCGACGCGAGCTGGAACACCGTGTCGGCATCGACGGCGAGGCCCGAGCCGATGAGCCGCGTGCCGAAGCCTTTCGCATAGACCGTTCGCAGATTGCGCACCACGGCGACCGACATGCCCGGCACGCCGGTGCTGGTCATGAGGTTGTTGACGAGGGCGTCCAGTTGCGCGAGGGCGGCGTCGATCTGGGAATCGGGCACCGGGCCGTTCGGATTGGTGTTGCCGCCGCTGCCCGAATTGTTCAATTCGTCGGAACCGCCGCATGCGGTGACGGCCCCGCATAGCGCCGCGCCGAGAAAGCGCCGGCGTCCTTGCACTGAGGTCATGTCGTGTCTCCGGATAACTTCTTCTGGCTTATAGGGAACCCGGCATGTACAGGGTTCCGCCGGCTTTGACGCGTCTTACGGTGTCCGTTGCGTAGTGTAGGCAGCAAAGAAGCGAATCGAAAGCCGGTTGCGGGAATGGCAGGCATTCTGGCCTGGAGAAGGGCGTTACACTTGCCCATCTTTTTTGCCAGGGTCCCTTCGTCCCGATGCCGGGTTCGCTGTCGAGTTCTTCGGCCTCACCGCGTAAGAAGCAGCAACAATGGAAAACCTTCTCAAGAAACTCGACCTCACCTCGCTGCGCCTGTTCGTCGCCGTCTGCCAGGAGCGCAATATCGCGCGCGCGGCGGAGCGCGAGTTCATCGCATCGTCCGCGGTAAGCCGGCGCATCGCCGAGATCGAGGCGGTGATCGGCTTGCCGGTGATCCAGCGCCAGTCGCGCGGCATCACCGTGACGCCGGTCGGCGAGACCATGCTGCGCTACGCGCTGGCGATCATCGGCAATATCGAGCAGATGAGCGCGGAGCTGTCGCGCTTCTCGTCGGGCGCGAAAGGGCGCGTGCGGGTGGTGGCGAATCTGTCCTCGATCGTGCAGTTTCTGCCGGAAGATGTGGCCGCGTTCGGACGCGCGTTCCCGGAAGTGTCGATCGAACTGGAAGAGGAAAATAGCGCCGACGTGCTGCGGATTGTCGGTGAACACGCGGCGGACTTCGGCATCTGCAACTCGGTGGCGGGCAGCGAGGCGTTCGAACAGGTGCCGTACCGGCAGGATCGGCTGGCGGTGCTGGTGCCGGGCGGCCATCGACTCGCCGGCGCGTTGCGGGTGAGCTTCGACGATCTGCTCGATGACAGCTTCGTCGGGCTGCGCAGCGAGAGCGCGCTGACGCAACTGCTGACGCAGCAGGCAGCCAGCGCGGGGCGGCAACTCGATGTGAAGATTCGCGTCAGCAGCCTTGATGCGCTTTGCCGGATGGTGCATGCCGGGCTCGGCATCGCGGTCGTGCCCGAACAGGTTGGGCTGCTCTATGTGAATGCGCTCGACGTGAGCCTGCTGTCTCTGAGCGATGCGTGGGCGGTGCGCCGCCTCATCATGATCATCAAGGCGCGCGATCAGTTGAGCGCGAGCGCGGCGGCGCTGGTTGGATTTCTTGGCAAGGGCGGTTGACGCGAGCAACGGCGGGCGAATCGGCAGAGGCGTTTCTGCGCCGGTTGCCGGCTATCGTATGCCGGCGCCAACGCGCCAACGCCCGGACCGTGTCGAGAGCGATCGCGCCGATCATCGCCAAACGAGAGGTCTGCGTTGCCGCACCGGCACTTCGGCATTGCCCGCGCGCGCCGTATAGTAAGCGCCAGGAGAGTGCATATGAGCGACACGATTCGTCTGGACGGCCGCGTGCTGTACCTGTCTCAGGACCCCACGGTGATCGAGGCGCAACTCGCCGGCGAGAACTTCACGCGCGCCACGGCCGGCCCGCTGCGCGACAACGTCTCCACCGACGAGATCACGCCGGTTACCGTCATGCTCACGTACGACGAGCGCCTTGGCCAGTATCCGTACGTCGGCTTCAAGGCCGGCGAGCGCATGCCGATCGGCCGCGATGCGGTGAAGAACGGCGGCTTCCAGGTGACGGTGGCGGGCAAGCGCTACGGCAAGGGATCGTCGCGCGAATCGAGTCCGTTGGCGGAACTCTCGGCCGGTATCCGGCTGATCGTCGCGGAAAGCTTCGAGCGGATCTATCAGCAGAACTGCGACAACATCGGCATTCTCACCACCACGGATTTCTCCGTGCTCGATCGTTTGACCGCGGGAGAGGCGGTGCCGATCGACGAATTTCTCGAAGGACGCGACGCGCTCACGCAGCAGATCATTCGCAGCGGCGGGCTGCTCCCGTACAGCAAGTTCGCCGACTGGCCCGCGCCGCGCGCGGGCGATAGCGCTCACGCCAACGTAGCGCAGGCCGCGGAGCCGAAGACGCTGGTCGAGAAGATCATCGAACGGCATCTGCATCCGGGCAGCGTCGGCGCGCAGCGCGGCGACGGCGTGTTCATCGCCGCGGACTGGCGCTTCAGCCACGATTACTTCACCGGCATGTGCGCGCATCTGATGCATCGCGCGTTCGGCAAGCCGGCGCCGCTGCATGCGCCGGATCACATCATCGCGTTCCAGGATCATCTGGTGCTCGCATCGCAGAGCATTCCGCACGTGCGCGACGGTCTGCTGCCGGGCGTCGCCAATCTGATGGAAGGGCATACGTCGTTCTCGCGTGACTATCCGGTGCGCTCGCACGGCGCGCTCGACAGCATGCCGGGCTCCGAAGGCATCTGTCACGCGTTGATGGCCGAGCAATACGCGTTGCCGGGGCAGGTGGCGTGCGGCACCGATTCGCATACGCCGCATTCGGGCGCGCTCGGCTGCCTCGCGTTTGGTGCGGGCGCAACGGAAATCGCCAATAGCTGGGTGACGGGCTACGTGCGCTGCAAAGTGCCGGAGACTTGGCGCATCGAAATCAGCGGTCATTTGCGCGACGGCGTGACCGCGAAGGACGTGGTGCTGCATCTGCTGCAGAGGGATGCGATCCGCTCGGGCGGCGCGATCGGCCTCGTGTTCGAATACGGCGGCGCGGCGGTGCGCGCGATGTCGATCGACGAGCGCGCGACCTTGACCAACATGGTCGCGGAACTGGGCGGCTTCACGGGCATCGTCGAACCGGACGAACGCACGGTGGCGTTTCTCAAAGAACGGCGCGGCGTCGATTTCACCCTTGAAAACTGGATGAAAAGCGATGCGGGCGCCACTTATCGCGACACGATCCGTATCGATGCAAGTGCAATCGAGCCGATGCTCGCGCGTCCCGGCGATCCCGGCAATGGCGTGCCGGCGCCGCAACTGGAACAGGATGTCGCCATCGATATCGCTTACGGTGGTTCATGCACGGCAGGCAAGCGCGAAGACTTCGATTTCTATCACGAGGTGCTGCGCTGGGGCGTCGAGCAAGGTCTTAGCGTGCCCGAGGGGACGCGTCTCTACTTGCAATTCGGCACCATGGCGGTGCGCGCGTATTGTGAGGAGCGCGGCTATTTGCCGGTCTTCGAGCGCGCGGGCGTGACGCTCGTCATGCCGGGCTGCGGGTCGTGCGCGAATTGCGGGCCGGGCCAATCGGCCGAGGCGGACGAAGTGACGATCAGCGCGATCAACCGCAATTTCCCGGGCCGTTCGGGGCCGGGCAATGTGTGGCTCGCAAGTCCGTACACGGTGGCGGCGAGCGCGCTGACCGGAAAAATCATGACCTTCGAACAATTGAAGCGCGCACGCAGCTAGAATGCTGGCCGGACCTTGGGCCCGGCATCATGGTGCGTATGACGCGCGAAAGTACAAGAGGCCGGCGAGACCGGTCCAGCGAGCCCTATCGTTTCGCGAGTATCACCAGGAGACAAACAACATGGCATCCCCCGATCACGCCGGCTCCGTCGCGAAGAAAAGCGGCGGCGCGGCGCATTCCGATAGCACAGCCAATCGCGCCGCTGCGGCCGCGCCGCTCGACGCCGGCAGCATTTCCGCGCGCCTCGACCGGCTGCCCGCCACGCGTTCCGTGTGGAAGCTGGTGGTGCTGCTGAGCCTCGGCTTCTTCTTCGAACTCTACGATTTGCTGTACTCCGGCTACGTCGCGCCGGGCCTCGTCAAAAGCGGTCTGCTGAGCGCGACCACGCACGGCCTGTTCGGCTCGACCGGCGTCGCGAGTTTCATCGCGGCGCTGTTCAGCGGCCTCTTTATCGGCACGATCGCGTGCGGCTTTCTGGCGGATCGCTTCGGACGCCGCGCCGTGTTCACGTATTCGCTGCTGTGGTACACGGCGGCCAATGTCGTGATGGCGTTTCAGGAAACGGCGACCGGGTTGAATTTCTGGCGCTTCGTGGCAGGGGTCGGCATCGGCGTCGAACTGGTGACGATCGGCACGTACATCTCCGAGCTGGTGCCTAAACAGATTCGCGGCCGCGCGTTCGCCTGCGAGCAGGCGGTTGGCTTTACGGCTGTGCCGGTGGTGGCGTTCCTCTCGTATCTGCTGGTGCCGCGCACGTTGCTCGGCTTGGACGGTTGGCGCTGGGTCGTGCTGATCGGCGCGCACGGTGCGCTGTTCGTATGGTGGATCCGTCGCTCGTTGCCGGAAAGCCCGCGCTG belongs to Paraburkholderia aromaticivorans and includes:
- a CDS encoding serine hydrolase — its product is MTSVQGRRRFLGAALCGAVTACGGSDELNNSGSGGNTNPNGPVPDSQIDAALAQLDALVNNLMTSTGVPGMSVAVVRNLRTVYAKGFGTRLIGSGLAVDADTVFQLASLSKPVGSMVVAHQVGIGAVSWDTPLRAHLPWFTLADPTVSAQVTVGDMYAHRSGLPDHAGDLLEDMGYDQTTILEHLRYLLLAPFRRSYFYTNFGLTAGAISVATATGLDWATLSERTLYQPLGMTSTSSRYADFIARANRATGHVQRNGQWVVGLGSMPDAQAPAGGVSSSANDMAKWLTLMLGQGVFNGTRTVDAAALNAAISQQSQIQPAGNGQNASYYGFGFNVGTTAAGRASYSHSGAFGAGAATNFVVVPSTGCAIVALTNGYPLGVPETLTAQFFDIVQFGSIQRDWFAAYSKAFADLNKPAGSLVGVTPPAAPLPARALSTYTGTYNNDYYGPIQISAANGALLLTIGATPLRLPLSHWDGDTFTFTLVDENAAPGTISKVAFLSNQVTLEYYNAEGLGTFTR
- a CDS encoding LysR family transcriptional regulator, with translation MENLLKKLDLTSLRLFVAVCQERNIARAAEREFIASSAVSRRIAEIEAVIGLPVIQRQSRGITVTPVGETMLRYALAIIGNIEQMSAELSRFSSGAKGRVRVVANLSSIVQFLPEDVAAFGRAFPEVSIELEEENSADVLRIVGEHAADFGICNSVAGSEAFEQVPYRQDRLAVLVPGGHRLAGALRVSFDDLLDDSFVGLRSESALTQLLTQQAASAGRQLDVKIRVSSLDALCRMVHAGLGIAVVPEQVGLLYVNALDVSLLSLSDAWAVRRLIMIIKARDQLSASAAALVGFLGKGG
- a CDS encoding aconitase family protein, with the protein product MSDTIRLDGRVLYLSQDPTVIEAQLAGENFTRATAGPLRDNVSTDEITPVTVMLTYDERLGQYPYVGFKAGERMPIGRDAVKNGGFQVTVAGKRYGKGSSRESSPLAELSAGIRLIVAESFERIYQQNCDNIGILTTTDFSVLDRLTAGEAVPIDEFLEGRDALTQQIIRSGGLLPYSKFADWPAPRAGDSAHANVAQAAEPKTLVEKIIERHLHPGSVGAQRGDGVFIAADWRFSHDYFTGMCAHLMHRAFGKPAPLHAPDHIIAFQDHLVLASQSIPHVRDGLLPGVANLMEGHTSFSRDYPVRSHGALDSMPGSEGICHALMAEQYALPGQVACGTDSHTPHSGALGCLAFGAGATEIANSWVTGYVRCKVPETWRIEISGHLRDGVTAKDVVLHLLQRDAIRSGGAIGLVFEYGGAAVRAMSIDERATLTNMVAELGGFTGIVEPDERTVAFLKERRGVDFTLENWMKSDAGATYRDTIRIDASAIEPMLARPGDPGNGVPAPQLEQDVAIDIAYGGSCTAGKREDFDFYHEVLRWGVEQGLSVPEGTRLYLQFGTMAVRAYCEERGYLPVFERAGVTLVMPGCGSCANCGPGQSAEADEVTISAINRNFPGRSGPGNVWLASPYTVAASALTGKIMTFEQLKRARS
- a CDS encoding MFS transporter produces the protein MASPDHAGSVAKKSGGAAHSDSTANRAAAAAPLDAGSISARLDRLPATRSVWKLVVLLSLGFFFELYDLLYSGYVAPGLVKSGLLSATTHGLFGSTGVASFIAALFSGLFIGTIACGFLADRFGRRAVFTYSLLWYTAANVVMAFQETATGLNFWRFVAGVGIGVELVTIGTYISELVPKQIRGRAFACEQAVGFTAVPVVAFLSYLLVPRTLLGLDGWRWVVLIGAHGALFVWWIRRSLPESPRWLAQQGRLAEADRVMTELEAKVRREYGRELPPPAPPAPVAPRGSFRDMWVPPYRSRTLMMTIFNIFQTVGFYGFANWVPTLLIKQGITITTSLMYSSVIALAAPVGPVIGLFIGDRFERKTVIVVMAGVNIVCGLWFSQAAGAVLLVSLGVCLTLAGNIISYSYHAYQTELFPTSIRARAVGFVYSWSRFSAIFTAFLIAAVLKQFGTTGVFVFIAGAMLIVMLAIGLMGPRTKGIELEKISQ